A stretch of Imperialibacter roseus DNA encodes these proteins:
- a CDS encoding LytR/AlgR family response regulator transcription factor, with the protein MKKASVLVVEDEPLIADDIAETLEANGYEVVGIVDEASDALEVCKTCHPDVALLDIQIEGPVDGIALAAQLSMPIIFLTSFYDQKTLDRAKLVNPSGYIVKPFNERDLIVNLEIAIARGRKPTRSKSPANEKFFVKKDQEIVSVSTSDIVYVEAYDNYSTLYTEKEKYMISHTLKSISEKLEPLGFLRIHRSYLINFDAVDSISENYVYLKGHQVMIGKSYRKQFMESLSLL; encoded by the coding sequence ATGAAAAAAGCCTCTGTATTGGTAGTTGAAGATGAGCCGCTTATTGCTGATGATATTGCTGAGACCCTCGAAGCCAACGGCTATGAGGTTGTCGGCATTGTAGACGAGGCAAGCGATGCGTTGGAAGTTTGCAAGACTTGCCATCCCGATGTTGCTCTTTTGGATATTCAGATAGAAGGGCCTGTTGATGGAATTGCCCTTGCTGCGCAGCTATCCATGCCGATCATTTTTCTCACCTCTTTTTATGATCAAAAGACGCTTGATCGGGCCAAATTGGTGAATCCGTCGGGTTATATCGTAAAGCCTTTTAATGAGAGAGATCTTATCGTGAACCTGGAGATCGCCATAGCCCGTGGCAGAAAGCCGACCAGGAGCAAGTCGCCTGCAAACGAGAAGTTTTTTGTCAAAAAGGATCAGGAGATCGTTTCCGTCTCCACTTCGGACATTGTGTACGTGGAAGCGTACGATAATTATTCAACGTTGTACACGGAAAAAGAGAAATACATGATCAGCCACACGCTGAAAAGTATTTCGGAAAAACTAGAACCTTTGGGCTTCCTGAGGATACACCGTTCTTACCTGATCAATTTTGATGCGGTGGACAGCATCTCTGAGAACTATGTGTACCTGAAAGGCCATCAGGTCATGATTGGCAAGTCGTACAGAAAGCAGTTCATGGAGTCGCTTTCCCTGCTCTGA
- a CDS encoding tetratricopeptide repeat-containing sensor histidine kinase, producing the protein MVKSKVWSLAAAIIFFFFHFCAKGQTDATAYEAKFQKWLGVRADSAFTYASKLLAIAQEVNDPKATREALIKQGLAYGFLNEFDSALVYYRKSLNVSLANDDSLGMGKSYLNIGVNLFYRGFLDSAAFYYEIARPIFESLDEKKYLSYSLNNLGQVYKRSGKYEQAASAYARSLAIKKQLKDTVGILNAYFNLSSLYVSTESFDTALLYSQETLKIALILQDTSEIAGAWLNIALSQKGVGNADAALRAFKAAEKFVGYPGDSEFRMELYYNLARLYRDQDNYELAQSYLDKMSVYMQSEAFLEKQMAYYQLSYELKKASGSHAEALALLEAFVQVKDKYLSQSVQQQITELERKYQSEQQELKITGLELEKKTTDLVLAKSINQRNIFILVAVIFLILAGFAGHRYREKQRTSKVLKQKNLQISEALDEREILLKEIHHRVKNNLQVISSLLKLQAGSLKDEAAVDAVMEGQNRVRSMALIHQKLYSAEDIRGVSIDTYLENLTGELLTAFGKNEVDVEIETNELKLDIDSVIPLGLILNELISNSLKYAFDKPGGRISIKMWEADEKLNVTVKDNGKGMDAATLEQSNSFGWKMIRSLSRKVKAEIDIRNDGGTEVNLYLSRYKLVV; encoded by the coding sequence ATGGTCAAGAGCAAAGTTTGGAGCCTCGCAGCGGCTATTATCTTCTTCTTCTTTCATTTCTGCGCAAAAGGCCAGACCGACGCTACGGCATACGAAGCGAAATTTCAAAAATGGTTGGGCGTGAGGGCGGATTCGGCTTTTACCTATGCCTCCAAACTATTGGCGATTGCCCAGGAAGTTAACGACCCAAAAGCTACCAGGGAGGCTCTCATCAAGCAGGGGCTGGCCTATGGGTTTTTGAATGAATTTGATTCGGCTCTAGTCTATTATCGTAAATCGCTCAACGTAAGTCTTGCCAACGACGACAGCCTGGGGATGGGGAAGTCCTACTTGAATATTGGCGTGAATTTGTTTTACAGAGGCTTCCTTGACTCAGCTGCCTTCTATTACGAGATAGCTCGCCCGATCTTTGAAAGCCTGGACGAAAAGAAATATTTATCCTACAGCCTGAATAATCTTGGACAGGTTTACAAAAGGTCGGGCAAATATGAACAGGCCGCCAGTGCGTACGCTAGATCGCTGGCGATTAAAAAGCAATTGAAAGATACAGTGGGCATTTTGAACGCCTACTTCAATTTGTCGAGCTTGTACGTTTCCACAGAAAGCTTTGATACGGCGCTCTTGTATTCACAGGAAACGTTAAAAATTGCACTCATCCTGCAGGATACCAGCGAAATAGCCGGTGCATGGTTAAATATAGCCCTGTCTCAAAAGGGTGTGGGCAATGCCGATGCAGCTCTAAGGGCTTTCAAGGCGGCAGAAAAATTTGTTGGATATCCCGGTGATTCGGAATTCAGAATGGAATTGTACTATAACCTGGCCAGGCTGTATCGGGACCAGGATAATTATGAATTGGCGCAATCGTACCTGGACAAAATGAGTGTCTACATGCAGTCCGAAGCCTTTTTGGAAAAGCAAATGGCGTACTACCAGCTGTCGTATGAGTTGAAAAAGGCCAGCGGTAGTCATGCCGAGGCGCTGGCACTTTTAGAGGCTTTTGTGCAAGTCAAGGACAAATACTTATCTCAATCTGTTCAGCAGCAGATAACTGAGCTTGAGCGAAAGTATCAGTCCGAACAGCAGGAACTCAAAATTACGGGGCTTGAGCTGGAAAAAAAGACCACCGACCTGGTGCTGGCGAAGTCGATTAACCAGCGAAATATATTCATTTTGGTGGCCGTCATTTTTCTTATTCTGGCAGGGTTTGCCGGGCACCGGTACAGAGAAAAACAAAGGACTTCCAAAGTATTGAAGCAGAAGAACCTCCAAATATCGGAAGCGCTGGATGAGAGAGAAATCCTCCTCAAAGAGATTCATCATAGAGTAAAGAACAACCTGCAGGTGATTTCTAGTTTGCTCAAACTTCAGGCTGGTAGCTTGAAAGACGAAGCGGCTGTGGATGCGGTGATGGAAGGCCAAAACAGGGTCAGGTCTATGGCATTGATTCATCAGAAATTATACAGTGCGGAGGACATACGGGGAGTTAGCATTGACACGTATCTTGAAAACCTGACAGGAGAACTTCTCACGGCTTTTGGGAAAAATGAAGTAGATGTGGAGATAGAAACTAACGAGCTGAAGCTCGATATTGATTCGGTGATCCCCCTGGGGCTGATTCTTAATGAGCTGATTTCGAACAGCCTTAAGTATGCATTTGACAAGCCGGGCGGACGAATAAGCATAAAAATGTGGGAAGCAGACGAGAAACTGAACGTAACGGTTAAGGACAATGGCAAAGGAATGGACGCAGCCACTCTGGAGCAGTCTAATTCTTTTGGATGGAAGATGATTCGGTCGCTCAGTCGTAAAGTCAAAGCTGAGATAGATATCCGGAATGATGGTGGAACCGAGGTGAACTTGTACTTGTCACGTTATAAATTGGTGGTATGA
- a CDS encoding RNA polymerase sigma factor → MSSDFYTSMILPFSGIIIKICRAYTNTQEDFEDYYQEVCLQIWRSHANFREESQWSTWVYRVALNVCLTLLKKRKNDPQHFASDYLPDEATEDSRAFANESLNELYAAIKQLSEVDRGVVLLYLDEKSYQEIAEITGTNANNIGVRIKRIKDRLKVILDGKVN, encoded by the coding sequence TTGAGCAGCGACTTTTATACGTCCATGATTTTGCCGTTTTCGGGCATCATCATCAAGATTTGCCGGGCATACACCAATACCCAGGAAGATTTTGAAGATTACTATCAGGAGGTATGCCTGCAGATTTGGAGGAGTCATGCCAATTTCAGAGAGGAGTCGCAGTGGTCGACCTGGGTGTATCGGGTGGCCCTGAATGTTTGCCTTACCTTATTGAAGAAAAGGAAAAACGACCCGCAGCACTTTGCGTCCGACTACCTGCCGGATGAGGCTACCGAAGACAGCCGGGCATTTGCCAACGAGTCGCTCAACGAGTTATACGCTGCTATCAAACAGCTTTCTGAGGTTGACAGAGGAGTGGTTTTGCTCTACCTCGACGAAAAGAGCTATCAGGAAATCGCCGAGATAACCGGCACCAATGCCAATAATATTGGTGTGCGGATTAAACGAATCAAGGATCGACTAAAAGTAATATTGGATGGAAAGGTCAATTGA
- a CDS encoding ArsR/SmtB family transcription factor — translation MTHTQYDSFLALADKNRREILMLLTKEKSSINTLAESFKISRPAVSKHIKVLVDTGFITIEERGRERLCSLNSQGFEEIQSWINHFEKFWKQHLSSLEVLLKKKGKE, via the coding sequence ATGACGCACACACAATACGATAGCTTTCTGGCGCTCGCCGACAAAAACCGTCGGGAGATTTTGATGCTACTCACCAAAGAAAAAAGTAGCATCAATACCCTGGCGGAGTCTTTTAAAATCAGCAGGCCGGCTGTGTCCAAACATATCAAAGTGCTGGTGGATACCGGCTTCATCACGATAGAAGAAAGGGGAAGAGAGCGTCTTTGTAGCCTTAACTCTCAGGGTTTCGAAGAGATTCAAAGTTGGATAAATCACTTCGAGAAATTCTGGAAACAACACCTGAGCAGCCTGGAAGTACTGCTAAAAAAGAAAGGGAAGGAATAA
- a CDS encoding SRPBCC family protein yields MKKEIHLKWFYSYPIDTIWDYLTDADLLKQWSTIHRDEPFQAEPGFQWISRQKARRGWDGIMYMEVLEVVPKKKLAYALKGGPRPGELSLDTVVTYTLVEKNGGTELHLSHTGFQGLKGAFTAFIMEKGWGKFFGKRLATVLNETYHDAHTIR; encoded by the coding sequence ATGAAAAAGGAAATACACTTAAAATGGTTCTATTCGTATCCTATAGATACTATTTGGGATTACCTGACCGATGCAGATTTGCTTAAACAGTGGAGCACCATTCATAGAGACGAGCCTTTTCAGGCCGAGCCAGGCTTTCAGTGGATATCGAGGCAAAAGGCCCGCCGGGGCTGGGACGGCATCATGTATATGGAAGTGCTGGAGGTAGTACCAAAAAAGAAACTGGCCTATGCTCTGAAGGGTGGGCCACGACCCGGTGAGCTTTCATTAGATACTGTGGTTACCTACACGTTGGTAGAGAAGAACGGGGGCACAGAGCTTCATCTTTCACATACAGGGTTTCAGGGGCTTAAAGGAGCCTTCACTGCCTTTATCATGGAAAAAGGCTGGGGTAAATTCTTTGGCAAGCGCCTTGCCACCGTGCTTAACGAAACATATCATGACGCACACACAATACGATAG
- a CDS encoding VOC family protein, which produces MNRIDVLSVPVSDQQRAKEFYLKMGLHIVVEAPFQGDQLWIQMGFPKGETTITLVTWFPKMPAGSLQAAVINTDDIAGDIKKLTANGIEVGKIDDTPWGKFASIEDPDGNTWSLNQKNA; this is translated from the coding sequence ATGAACAGGATCGACGTACTATCAGTGCCGGTGTCAGACCAGCAGCGAGCAAAAGAATTTTATTTGAAAATGGGGCTTCATATAGTGGTAGAAGCGCCTTTTCAGGGAGACCAGTTGTGGATACAGATGGGTTTTCCCAAAGGCGAAACGACCATCACATTGGTGACATGGTTCCCTAAAATGCCAGCCGGGAGTCTACAGGCAGCAGTGATCAACACCGACGATATCGCTGGAGACATTAAAAAGTTGACTGCCAATGGCATCGAGGTTGGTAAGATTGATGATACCCCCTGGGGTAAGTTTGCTTCTATCGAAGACCCCGACGGCAACACATGGAGCTTGAACCAAAAAAACGCTTAG
- a CDS encoding YARHG domain-containing protein: MQKRTSAPPTVEQVLFVLLNDQITPLAELDKHDLSYSRNLIFARYGYRFKTDSVRAYFANASWYEPRYDNVDDQLSASDKKIIKLLAAEEARRK, translated from the coding sequence GTGCAGAAAAGAACCAGCGCACCGCCAACCGTTGAACAGGTGCTGTTCGTTTTGCTGAACGACCAAATCACTCCTTTAGCAGAACTTGATAAACACGATTTGTCTTACTCCAGAAACCTTATTTTCGCCAGGTATGGCTACAGGTTTAAGACCGATAGCGTCAGGGCTTACTTCGCTAATGCCAGTTGGTACGAGCCACGCTACGATAACGTGGACGATCAGCTAAGTGCCAGCGACAAGAAAATCATAAAATTGTTAGCCGCCGAGGAAGCGAGGCGTAAGTAA